The Rhopalosiphum maidis isolate BTI-1 chromosome 1, ASM367621v3, whole genome shotgun sequence genome has a segment encoding these proteins:
- the LOC113547748 gene encoding uncharacterized protein LOC113547748, translated as MHDFIGNDGLPCFGPAFLHFTLLESHQYFGRILLSVETELVPAEIESVERLQVDDIHSILEEDLMYIPIVIICVILCVNQVHKNLISSKNMTITMDYSEYNLAMESENKRELINTKTPEYKVVRLENNFHKLLIEEDRKPCLFLITNLPSIEYYAMCSMNLLSKTISSMSYNGPPNIFLNLHNGKEIVSRCQIQTRNFLYSKISECKGKFCKRIRPWLLSTEIKENVFDGIMETIFWIGPYEDFNVGLRQIPGLLYNNCNEQLCSQYSYKLYDKIFLQLKAHISQVALTEKCYKKYSQLNLMARIIFNGHSMTTKVRIFF; from the exons ATGCATGACTTTATAGGAAAtg ATGGACTCCCATGTTTTGGTCCAGCTTTCTTGCATTTTACGTTATTGGAATCTCATCAATATTTTGGGAGGATACTATTATCTGTGGAAACTGAATTAGTACCAGCTGAAATTGAAAGTGTTGAAAGATTGCAAGTTGACGATATACATTCAATTCTAGAagag gacTTAATGTATATtccaatagttataatttgtgttatattatgtgttaatcaagtacataaaaatcttatcagttcaaaaaatatgacaattaCAATGGATTatagtgaatataatttagCTATGGAAAGTGAAAACAAACGAG agctTATTAACACTAAGACACCAGAATACAAAGTAGTGAGgttagaaaacaattttcataaattattgattgaaGAAGATAGAAAACCCTGCTTAttcttaattacaaatttaccaAGTATTGAATATTACGCAATGTGttcaatgaatttattatcgaAGACTATTAGTAGtatg tcGTATAATGGCCCAcccaatattttcttaaatttacataatggTAAAGAAATCGTATCAAGATGTCAAATTCAAACAAGaaactttttatattcaaaaatttcagAATGTAAAGGAAAATTTTGTAAACGAATTCGTCCTTGGTTGTTG TCAActgaaataaaagaaaatgtatttgatgGAATTATGGAAACTATATTTTGGATAGGACCATATGAAGATTTTAATGTGGGATTGAGACAAATTCCCGGActtctgtataataattgtaatgaaCAACTATGCTCACAATatagttacaaattatacgacaaaata TTTTTACAACTTAAAGCACATATAAGTCAAGTTGCTCTTACTGAAAAATGTTACAAAAAGtacagtcagttaaatttgatggcacgaataatttttaacggaCATTCAATGACAACTAAAGTAagaatattcttttaa